From Prosthecobacter dejongeii, the proteins below share one genomic window:
- a CDS encoding DUF7133 domain-containing protein — translation MLRTALLALFAIALVTATHAAETKPLKALLIAGGCCHDYAKQHEILSKGIQSRANVQVDVVWTDDKSTNPPLPLYDNLDWAKGYDIIIHDECAAGLKDIGSIKRILDVHKTIPAVHLHCAMHSFRPGNDTWYKHLGIQSNSHGPQEPIAITYVDKDHPITKPLADWTTIKEELYNNVNIFDAHPLAMGKQTVKQKDGTTKDVEYIVAWTNEKQGARSFSTTIGHNNDTVADARYLDLLARGLLWACDKLTPDYQTAFKGENKVTFVKGNPEPPKPQPKPAAATPPPAAKDATLVTVTASSEESGKNNFTWRAVDGDETTRWCANSGEYPQWFQLEFEKPQSLSGITTTWENNGVYRYKIEASTDGTAWNVLADASTNTKGAPYTNEFAKTANLKFVKIHVIGKNGGGWASIREVQLKGDGIKSLASKMNAQQQATAAKVVKEEADPYKNEGNIAPSIVKLTAAQEAEILKDVKVAEGFEATLFANSAAANYPVYVAAAPDGTLYVSSDGNGSLGRQPKRGRIIRLRDLDGDGKADETKVFCEVDSPRGLVWDHDRLYLVHPPHLSEFIDADGDGVAEKQNILVKDIAFGFKDRPADHTTNGLSLGIDGWLYIAGGDFGFMKATGTDGKTLQHRGGGVIRVRPDGTGLEIYSTGTRNILEVAISPLMDIFARDNTNDGGGWNVRFHHFTGLDDHGYPRLYKNFNDECIQPLADYGGGSGCGAVYIDEPGFGEAWNNAPFTADWGTGAIYKHSVKPKGATFEETAKPEPFIKMTRPTDADVDGMSRVYASSWKGATFNWAGPDVGYIVQVKPKSFKPEPMPNFAKLSDAELVKELESPSYRRRMEAQRTLIRIQQSIGSKRQAVQKLVEPLVLDIEQPLASRFAAAYSIHGRGKIPVDPAYLPLALRSMEAFPYAGEAEHGKPRALNVSESSYGQFRDSDSPGEYTDDFLEAAAKSSDPRVRREAARLPAKLSLDGYKIVGLEEERQLRSQLFKASLPLMGDSDFVVRQTVIHSFGKCFDPADDQALQWYHNAGERVTAMMFQELDSSSASELSKSSLLKALAMIHKPRVVNDLIDRLGTATDPALRQGILAALCRLHFHEGEWKGDSWGTRPDTRGPYYQPEPWSETPKIAEALKTALAKASPEEAAFLVKEMNRNRIQSNDALQRILTLAKQDPKVIPDAVAQLAVAETIPADAIPMLVGVLKSTQELQLAKTSKDQTTSNPGIVDPSELKLSSTLLSQAIIALTKTDSAEGVSATLAVLSPMQKMPESFKDFEAASAAFFASPKLENHHLLIEQIAEKLDGPASRYADAALLNLAARTTGSPESRELSQKALDHGWQEANRRVQILDAISAIKHMASAPKVLAATDDPDPKVKDAANRAMKAMRLTKVEDKTPKIATLKPEEVIAIVLKTKGDLALGEQIFTRATCIACHTTKESEAQKGPYLGNIAQTYKRPELAQNILDPNKTIAQGFASELITMKDGAQQMGFITLEGASEVKLRNIAAQEFTFKVSDIKERQKLPMSMMPPGLMMNFTVREFASLLDYLEALAKK, via the coding sequence ATGCTCCGCACCGCCCTCCTTGCCCTGTTTGCCATCGCCCTGGTCACTGCCACCCACGCGGCAGAGACCAAGCCCCTCAAGGCCCTCCTCATCGCCGGTGGCTGCTGCCACGACTACGCCAAGCAGCACGAGATCCTCAGCAAAGGCATCCAGTCCCGCGCCAATGTGCAGGTGGATGTGGTGTGGACCGATGACAAGTCCACCAATCCACCCCTGCCCCTGTACGACAATCTCGACTGGGCCAAAGGCTACGACATCATCATCCACGACGAATGCGCCGCCGGCCTGAAGGACATCGGCAGCATCAAGCGCATCCTAGATGTTCATAAAACCATCCCCGCCGTGCATCTGCACTGCGCCATGCACAGCTTCCGCCCCGGCAATGACACCTGGTACAAGCACCTGGGCATTCAGTCGAATTCTCACGGCCCGCAGGAGCCCATCGCCATTACCTATGTGGACAAAGACCACCCCATCACCAAGCCCCTGGCCGACTGGACCACGATCAAAGAAGAGCTCTACAACAACGTCAATATCTTCGATGCTCATCCCCTGGCCATGGGCAAGCAGACGGTCAAACAAAAGGACGGCACCACCAAGGACGTCGAATACATCGTCGCCTGGACCAACGAAAAGCAGGGCGCGCGCAGCTTCAGCACCACCATCGGGCATAACAACGACACTGTCGCGGATGCCCGTTACCTTGATCTCCTCGCACGCGGCCTCCTCTGGGCTTGCGACAAGCTGACCCCTGATTACCAGACCGCCTTCAAAGGCGAAAACAAAGTCACCTTTGTCAAAGGCAACCCCGAACCGCCCAAGCCCCAGCCCAAACCCGCCGCTGCCACGCCACCGCCCGCAGCCAAGGACGCCACTCTCGTCACGGTCACCGCCAGCAGCGAGGAAAGCGGCAAAAACAACTTTACCTGGCGTGCGGTAGATGGGGATGAGACCACCCGCTGGTGCGCCAACAGCGGCGAATACCCACAATGGTTCCAGCTCGAGTTTGAAAAACCCCAGTCCCTCTCCGGCATTACCACCACCTGGGAAAACAACGGCGTCTATCGCTACAAGATCGAAGCCTCTACCGATGGCACTGCCTGGAACGTCCTCGCCGATGCCTCCACAAACACCAAAGGTGCTCCATACACCAACGAGTTTGCCAAAACGGCTAACCTGAAGTTCGTCAAAATCCACGTGATCGGCAAAAACGGCGGCGGCTGGGCCAGCATCCGCGAAGTGCAGCTCAAAGGCGACGGCATCAAATCCCTCGCATCCAAGATGAACGCCCAGCAGCAGGCCACGGCAGCGAAGGTGGTGAAAGAAGAGGCCGACCCCTACAAAAACGAAGGCAACATCGCCCCTTCCATCGTCAAGCTCACCGCAGCGCAGGAGGCCGAAATCCTCAAGGACGTGAAAGTGGCCGAAGGTTTTGAAGCGACCCTCTTCGCCAACTCCGCCGCCGCCAACTACCCCGTCTATGTCGCCGCCGCACCCGATGGCACCCTCTACGTCAGCAGCGATGGCAATGGCTCCCTGGGCCGCCAGCCCAAGCGCGGCCGCATCATCCGCCTGCGCGATCTGGATGGCGACGGCAAGGCCGATGAAACCAAGGTTTTCTGCGAAGTGGACAGCCCTCGCGGCCTCGTCTGGGACCACGACCGCCTCTATCTCGTCCATCCGCCGCACCTCAGCGAATTCATTGATGCCGATGGCGACGGCGTCGCCGAAAAACAAAACATCCTCGTCAAGGACATCGCCTTTGGTTTCAAGGATCGCCCTGCCGACCACACCACCAACGGCCTCAGCCTGGGCATCGACGGCTGGCTCTACATCGCCGGCGGCGACTTCGGATTCATGAAGGCCACCGGCACCGACGGCAAAACCCTACAGCATCGCGGCGGCGGCGTCATCCGAGTGCGGCCTGACGGCACCGGCCTGGAAATCTACTCCACAGGCACCCGCAACATCCTGGAGGTGGCCATCAGCCCGCTCATGGACATCTTCGCCCGTGACAACACCAATGACGGCGGCGGCTGGAACGTCCGCTTCCACCACTTCACCGGCCTGGACGACCACGGCTACCCACGCCTCTACAAGAACTTCAACGACGAGTGCATCCAGCCCCTCGCCGACTACGGCGGCGGCTCCGGCTGCGGTGCCGTTTACATTGACGAACCCGGCTTCGGCGAAGCCTGGAACAACGCCCCCTTCACCGCCGACTGGGGCACTGGCGCCATTTACAAACATTCGGTTAAACCCAAAGGCGCCACCTTCGAGGAAACCGCCAAGCCCGAACCCTTCATCAAAATGACCCGCCCCACCGATGCCGACGTGGACGGCATGAGCCGCGTCTATGCCTCCAGTTGGAAAGGCGCCACCTTCAACTGGGCCGGACCCGATGTGGGGTACATCGTTCAGGTGAAACCAAAAAGCTTCAAACCGGAGCCTATGCCAAATTTTGCCAAACTCAGCGATGCTGAGTTGGTGAAGGAACTGGAGTCTCCAAGCTACCGCCGAAGGATGGAAGCGCAACGAACCCTCATCAGAATACAGCAATCCATAGGGAGCAAACGACAAGCTGTACAAAAGTTGGTTGAACCACTGGTGCTCGATATTGAACAACCTCTGGCAAGCCGATTTGCCGCCGCCTATTCGATTCATGGTCGGGGAAAAATTCCTGTAGATCCTGCTTACCTACCTTTGGCGTTGCGCTCCATGGAAGCCTTTCCCTATGCAGGAGAAGCCGAGCATGGAAAGCCACGCGCTTTAAATGTAAGCGAAAGCAGCTATGGACAATTTCGCGATTCTGATTCGCCAGGAGAATACACTGATGATTTCTTAGAGGCTGCCGCCAAGTCTTCAGACCCCAGAGTGCGCCGGGAAGCGGCACGCCTACCAGCCAAGCTCAGTTTGGACGGTTACAAAATTGTCGGCTTGGAAGAAGAGCGTCAACTCAGATCCCAGCTTTTCAAAGCATCGCTACCTTTGATGGGAGATTCAGACTTTGTTGTGCGACAGACTGTAATCCATTCATTTGGAAAGTGCTTTGATCCGGCAGATGACCAAGCCTTGCAATGGTACCACAATGCAGGGGAGAGAGTAACAGCGATGATGTTCCAAGAACTCGACTCTTCCTCAGCATCCGAGCTATCCAAATCTTCCTTGCTGAAGGCCCTCGCGATGATCCACAAACCTCGGGTCGTAAACGACCTCATTGATCGCCTCGGCACAGCCACCGATCCCGCCCTCCGCCAGGGCATCCTCGCCGCGCTTTGCCGACTGCATTTCCATGAAGGCGAATGGAAGGGCGACTCCTGGGGCACACGCCCGGACACACGCGGGCCTTATTACCAGCCGGAGCCTTGGAGTGAAACGCCGAAGATCGCTGAAGCCCTCAAGACTGCCCTCGCCAAGGCCAGCCCTGAAGAAGCCGCCTTCCTGGTCAAAGAGATGAACCGCAACCGCATCCAGTCCAACGATGCCCTCCAGCGCATCCTCACCCTGGCCAAACAAGACCCCAAAGTCATCCCCGATGCCGTCGCCCAGCTCGCCGTTGCCGAGACCATTCCCGCCGACGCCATCCCGATGTTGGTGGGAGTCTTAAAAAGTACTCAAGAGCTTCAGCTCGCCAAGACTTCCAAAGACCAGACGACGTCCAATCCCGGCATCGTCGATCCCAGCGAGCTAAAGCTCTCGAGTACTTTGCTTTCCCAGGCCATCATCGCCCTGACCAAGACCGACAGCGCCGAGGGCGTCAGCGCCACCTTGGCGGTCCTGTCCCCCATGCAGAAGATGCCGGAGTCCTTCAAGGACTTCGAAGCCGCCTCCGCCGCTTTCTTCGCTTCACCAAAATTGGAAAACCATCACCTGCTCATCGAACAGATCGCCGAGAAACTCGACGGCCCAGCTTCCCGTTATGCCGATGCCGCCCTGCTGAATCTCGCCGCACGCACCACCGGCAGCCCCGAGTCCCGCGAGCTTTCCCAAAAAGCCCTCGACCACGGCTGGCAGGAGGCCAACCGCCGCGTCCAGATCCTAGATGCCATCTCCGCGATCAAGCACATGGCCTCCGCCCCCAAAGTGCTCGCTGCCACAGACGATCCAGATCCCAAAGTCAAAGACGCCGCCAACCGCGCCATGAAAGCCATGCGCCTAACCAAAGTTGAGGACAAGACGCCAAAAATCGCCACGCTGAAGCCCGAAGAAGTCATCGCCATCGTCCTCAAGACCAAAGGTGACCTCGCCCTGGGCGAGCAGATCTTCACACGCGCCACCTGCATCGCCTGCCACACCACCAAGGAATCTGAAGCGCAGAAAGGCCCCTACCTCGGCAACATCGCCCAGACCTACAAACGCCCGGAACTCGCCCAAAACATCCTGGACCCGAACAAGACCATCGCCCAGGGTTTCGCCAGCGAACTCATCACGATGAAGGACGGCGCTCAGCAGATGGGCTTCATCACCCTTGAAGGAGCCAGCGAAGTGAAGCTGCGCAACATCGCCGCCCAAGAATTCACGTTCAAAGTCAGTGATATCAAAGAGCGCCAAAAGCTCCCCATGTCCATGATGCCTCCTGGCCTCATGATGAACTTCACCGTCCGCGAATTCGCCTCCCTGCTGGACTACCTCGAAGCCCTCGCGAAAAAGTAA
- the plsY gene encoding glycerol-3-phosphate 1-O-acyltransferase PlsY → MNPAVAILISAVVGYLSGAMPFGYWAGKLKGLDIRQHGSGNIGATNVIRVLGKGIGIPVFILDALKGWLPVWLATSFLAQQGASAEIVSTGAVVAGLSAVLGHMYTFWLGFKGGKGVATTAGVLLGIAPLAMLGGLVVWLLFFFTLRYVSLASMMAGVGVVATMVALMAKVGHWDFVMLSFGVLIMVLVIVRHRGNVSRILAGTEPKAGRKK, encoded by the coding sequence ATGAATCCCGCAGTGGCAATTTTGATCTCCGCAGTCGTCGGCTACCTCAGTGGTGCGATGCCCTTTGGTTATTGGGCAGGTAAATTGAAGGGGTTGGACATCCGCCAGCATGGCAGCGGTAACATCGGTGCGACCAATGTGATTCGCGTGCTGGGGAAGGGAATCGGTATTCCGGTTTTTATTCTGGATGCGCTTAAAGGTTGGTTGCCAGTGTGGTTAGCTACCTCTTTTTTGGCTCAGCAAGGGGCCTCGGCTGAGATCGTTTCCACCGGAGCTGTGGTGGCAGGCCTCTCGGCGGTGCTGGGGCACATGTACACTTTTTGGCTGGGCTTCAAAGGCGGCAAAGGTGTAGCGACGACAGCCGGGGTCCTTCTGGGGATCGCCCCTCTAGCGATGCTAGGCGGGCTGGTGGTGTGGTTGCTGTTTTTCTTTACCCTGCGCTATGTTTCCCTGGCCTCCATGATGGCCGGCGTGGGCGTGGTGGCAACGATGGTGGCCCTGATGGCGAAGGTGGGGCATTGGGACTTCGTGATGCTAAGTTTTGGCGTTTTGATCATGGTGCTGGTGATCGTTCGGCATCGGGGGAATGTCAGTCGTATCCTCGCTGGGACTGAGCCTAAGGCAGGGCGCAAAAAGTGA
- a CDS encoding uracil-DNA glycosylase — translation MPQPVAAGLLKQYLEQRQVAGQTHVGLRPGVLDKMTGRSARPAVAPQRAPEPRRVAESFSEERAAPASLLREAFVAPVVVTPAPAPARVAAAKAPTAVPTLIEVPGMTKAEKLTALAQIAEQSPEARALGTLRETMVFAVGSPDAEIMFIGEAPGSEEERQQEPFVGPAGQKLTGIIKAMGLDRSEVYISNICKFRPAMENQGWSNRPPTTVEMKTCLPYIFTEISIVQPKVLVALGKTAAEGLGLSGPVSKLRGQFYEVQGLPTMVTFHPSYILREEKLADGGRVAKRQVWEDMLQVMEKTGLPISDKQRGYFKK, via the coding sequence ATGCCTCAGCCTGTAGCCGCCGGACTTCTCAAACAATACCTGGAACAGCGCCAGGTAGCGGGGCAGACCCATGTGGGCCTGCGCCCAGGCGTGCTGGATAAAATGACAGGCCGCAGTGCACGGCCCGCAGTGGCTCCTCAAAGAGCCCCCGAGCCGCGACGTGTGGCCGAATCTTTTTCTGAAGAGCGGGCAGCCCCAGCCTCTTTGCTGCGCGAAGCTTTTGTGGCTCCCGTCGTGGTGACTCCAGCACCTGCGCCAGCCCGGGTAGCGGCAGCGAAGGCACCCACTGCGGTGCCGACTTTGATCGAAGTCCCTGGCATGACGAAAGCTGAAAAGCTGACGGCTCTGGCACAGATCGCCGAGCAGTCGCCTGAGGCGCGTGCGCTGGGCACGCTGCGCGAGACGATGGTTTTTGCCGTGGGCAGTCCTGATGCGGAAATCATGTTTATCGGTGAAGCACCGGGCTCTGAGGAAGAGCGGCAGCAGGAGCCATTTGTTGGGCCTGCCGGACAAAAGCTCACGGGCATCATCAAAGCGATGGGGTTAGACCGCAGCGAGGTGTACATCAGCAACATCTGCAAGTTTCGCCCAGCGATGGAAAATCAAGGTTGGTCCAATAGGCCTCCTACAACGGTTGAGATGAAGACCTGTCTGCCCTACATTTTTACGGAAATTTCCATCGTCCAGCCAAAGGTTCTGGTGGCTCTGGGGAAAACCGCGGCTGAGGGCTTGGGCCTGAGTGGGCCGGTGAGTAAACTGCGTGGCCAGTTCTATGAAGTCCAGGGGCTCCCGACCATGGTGACCTTTCACCCCAGCTATATTTTGCGAGAGGAAAAACTGGCCGATGGTGGCCGGGTAGCCAAACGCCAAGTCTGGGAAGATATGTTACAGGTGATGGAAAAAACGGGGCTGCCTATTAGTGACAAGCAGCGCGGGTATTTTAAAAAGTAG
- a CDS encoding tetratricopeptide repeat protein: MAALVREFPRALAFRPPEEGPRGDFVRFVKAAEPLCERFQLPREGFYEALRDYGKKRLSQINVRDLETARFYFILGRYPEAVEIALSAGDEAHRSKKRVSAEVVAALELAAYGSLEQRKYVDARKYLAVAVTETNPNDDLSLWTQIQTAMAHTSYLLTDYPAQQKILREVMERHRLALGPGHIETLRYHNELATALYDQRQDVAAEKEYRAILRRLEENEEADSPALTSVRKNLAAVLESLGRLAEEETLRRQVLASQQRTLGKTHPQVLSNRFRLAKCLRGQKKFEEAESELNSMLVFTQRFFGPDSGEVLRSRSNLATYLYELGRYAEAATQLQVLYEQEKKVLGPDHSETLTSYNDLGVCMNELGQHEKAEEILSYVLQCRLKNLPPDDLDTLGTRNNLGIAYEKQNKLLLAEEQYRAAYTARARLLGPDHPKTLAARNNLTGLFKDDRSLEQVLQEYRSMLATLEKQQGPDHPQTMVAHSNIANYLSRLKRFAEAEKELRWIYETRLKTLGSRHPLTLESQIAWNWNLYEQQHYVQAEQRMRQSLPILMEVLQPEELLLQQFYCQYSLCLAMTGKMDEAIRLLSKTEETLAKHHGKHPLAADATNNLALLKKAQATPNLQPGGGQIIQGISPAAVMQTKFQNSTELPLSLPWAMPPQGLPPASLIPMASGSPASAP; this comes from the coding sequence GTGGCAGCGCTAGTCCGCGAATTCCCACGTGCATTGGCCTTCCGCCCACCGGAGGAGGGGCCCCGTGGGGATTTTGTGCGCTTTGTGAAAGCTGCTGAGCCTTTGTGTGAGAGATTCCAACTGCCCCGTGAGGGATTCTATGAAGCACTCCGTGATTACGGGAAAAAACGTCTTTCTCAGATCAATGTTCGCGATCTCGAAACGGCGCGATTTTACTTCATTTTGGGACGGTATCCGGAGGCTGTAGAGATCGCATTAAGTGCAGGTGATGAAGCCCACCGATCTAAAAAACGAGTGTCTGCAGAGGTGGTGGCTGCATTAGAATTGGCGGCTTACGGATCCCTGGAACAACGGAAGTATGTGGATGCACGGAAGTATCTGGCCGTGGCGGTAACAGAGACGAATCCCAACGACGATCTCAGCCTGTGGACCCAGATTCAAACGGCGATGGCGCATACCAGCTATTTGCTCACTGATTATCCGGCCCAACAAAAGATTCTGCGGGAAGTGATGGAGCGTCATCGGCTGGCTCTCGGGCCGGGGCATATCGAGACTCTCCGTTACCACAACGAACTGGCGACAGCTCTTTATGATCAAAGACAAGATGTGGCTGCGGAAAAGGAGTATCGGGCTATTTTGCGGCGCCTGGAAGAAAACGAGGAGGCCGATTCTCCCGCTCTGACTTCGGTACGTAAGAATCTCGCAGCCGTGCTAGAAAGCCTGGGTCGTTTGGCCGAAGAAGAGACACTTCGCCGTCAAGTCTTAGCTTCTCAGCAGCGCACTTTGGGGAAGACTCACCCCCAAGTTTTGAGCAATCGGTTTCGTCTCGCAAAGTGTTTGAGAGGGCAGAAAAAATTTGAAGAAGCAGAGTCGGAATTGAACTCGATGTTGGTCTTTACCCAACGCTTTTTTGGCCCGGATTCTGGAGAGGTGCTTCGGAGTCGAAGCAATCTAGCGACCTATTTATATGAACTGGGCCGATACGCGGAGGCGGCTACTCAGTTGCAAGTGCTCTACGAACAAGAGAAAAAGGTTTTAGGGCCAGATCACTCAGAAACTCTGACTTCCTACAACGACCTAGGCGTGTGCATGAACGAATTGGGGCAGCATGAAAAAGCTGAAGAGATTTTGTCTTACGTGCTGCAATGCCGCCTGAAGAACCTGCCGCCGGATGATTTAGATACTCTGGGAACACGCAACAATTTAGGTATCGCCTATGAAAAACAGAACAAGCTGCTGTTGGCCGAGGAACAGTACCGCGCAGCCTACACGGCACGTGCACGTCTTTTAGGTCCAGATCACCCGAAAACGTTGGCCGCGCGCAATAACTTAACCGGGCTTTTTAAAGATGATCGTTCTCTAGAGCAGGTTCTTCAAGAATATCGCTCCATGCTAGCGACTCTGGAAAAACAACAGGGGCCAGACCATCCCCAAACTATGGTCGCCCACTCCAACATTGCGAACTACTTGAGCCGACTGAAACGCTTTGCTGAAGCAGAAAAAGAACTGCGCTGGATCTACGAAACGCGGCTGAAGACACTAGGAAGTCGCCATCCATTGACTTTGGAGTCTCAAATCGCTTGGAACTGGAATTTGTACGAGCAGCAGCACTATGTCCAGGCGGAGCAAAGGATGCGACAAAGCCTCCCAATACTGATGGAAGTCCTACAGCCTGAAGAATTGCTTCTACAACAATTCTATTGTCAGTACAGCCTCTGTTTGGCGATGACAGGGAAAATGGATGAAGCCATTCGACTGCTTTCTAAAACCGAAGAAACGCTGGCCAAACATCATGGTAAACACCCTCTGGCGGCAGATGCTACGAACAACCTAGCCCTGCTCAAAAAGGCGCAGGCAACACCGAATCTTCAGCCCGGTGGTGGGCAGATCATCCAAGGAATCTCACCTGCGGCCGTGATGCAGACGAAATTTCAAAACAGCACCGAGTTACCTCTATCATTACCCTGGGCTATGCCGCCCCAAGGTTTGCCTCCAGCATCCCTTATCCCCATGGCCTCCGGATCTCCGGCCTCTGCCCCGTAG
- a CDS encoding glutamine--tRNA ligase/YqeY domain fusion protein, with protein sequence MSDAPAAPASLDFIREMIAADVAAQRNDGWVITRFPPEPNGYLHIGHAKSICLNFGLSLENAPKARCHLRFDDTNPTKEEVEYVDSIQEDVKWLGFDWGDHLFYASDYFEKLYGFAVQLIEKGLAYVDDQTPEEMRATRGTLTSPGTASPFRDRSPAENLDLFARMRAGEFDEGSRVLRAKIDMASPNMNMRDPAIYRILRAHHHRTGDAWCIYPMYDYAHPLSDALEGITHSLCTLEFEHHRPLYEWLIANVSGLPGQPYQREFARLNLTNTVMSKRKLLRLVKEGLVNGWDDPRMPTISGIRRRGYTPSAIRTFCKTIGLTKYPSLTELSLLEHCVREDLNKHAQRVYGVIRPIKVVLTNYPEGQVEQVELVNNPENEADGKRQVPLSRELFIDADDFMETPIQGFHRLVPGGEVRLKYAFCIICQEVIKDEAGNIVELRCTYDDATRHGVKPVGRPKVKGTIHWVSAAHALDVEVRLYDKLFTQEQPEEAAGEDGDFTQLISPQSLEVVTAKLEPSVAEAKPGAHYQFERVGYFYTDPKDSLPGKPVFNRTVALKDGFVKAK encoded by the coding sequence ATGTCTGACGCCCCCGCTGCCCCTGCCTCCCTGGATTTCATCCGCGAAATGATCGCTGCCGATGTGGCTGCGCAGCGAAATGATGGCTGGGTGATCACCCGTTTTCCTCCAGAACCCAATGGTTATCTACACATCGGGCATGCGAAAAGCATTTGCCTGAATTTTGGACTCAGTTTGGAAAATGCACCCAAAGCCCGGTGTCACCTGCGCTTTGACGATACCAATCCGACCAAGGAAGAAGTGGAGTATGTGGACAGCATCCAGGAGGATGTGAAATGGCTGGGCTTTGACTGGGGAGACCACCTTTTCTACGCTAGTGATTATTTTGAAAAACTGTACGGCTTCGCAGTCCAGCTTATCGAAAAAGGCCTCGCGTACGTGGATGATCAGACGCCGGAAGAAATGCGCGCCACACGCGGCACGCTAACTTCACCTGGCACGGCCAGCCCTTTCCGTGATCGTTCACCTGCTGAGAACCTAGATCTTTTTGCGCGGATGCGCGCCGGGGAGTTTGATGAAGGCAGCCGGGTTTTGCGGGCTAAGATTGACATGGCATCGCCAAACATGAACATGCGTGATCCAGCGATCTACCGCATCCTGCGCGCGCATCATCACCGCACTGGCGATGCGTGGTGCATCTACCCGATGTATGACTATGCGCATCCGCTGAGCGATGCACTGGAAGGGATCACTCACAGTCTATGCACGCTCGAGTTTGAGCATCACCGCCCTCTCTATGAGTGGCTCATTGCCAATGTGAGTGGCTTGCCAGGGCAGCCTTACCAGCGTGAATTTGCCCGTCTGAATCTGACCAACACGGTGATGAGCAAGCGCAAGCTGCTGCGTCTGGTGAAGGAAGGGCTCGTCAATGGGTGGGATGATCCGCGGATGCCCACGATCAGCGGGATCCGACGCCGTGGCTACACACCATCGGCCATCAGAACCTTTTGCAAAACGATCGGCCTAACCAAATATCCTTCGCTCACGGAACTATCGCTTCTGGAGCATTGTGTGCGTGAGGACCTGAACAAACACGCTCAGCGTGTGTACGGAGTCATTCGCCCGATCAAAGTAGTGCTGACCAACTATCCCGAAGGTCAAGTGGAGCAAGTGGAGCTGGTGAATAACCCTGAAAACGAAGCCGATGGCAAACGTCAGGTTCCGCTGAGCCGTGAGCTTTTCATTGATGCCGATGACTTCATGGAAACGCCGATCCAAGGCTTCCACCGCCTGGTGCCGGGCGGGGAAGTCCGTCTCAAGTACGCCTTCTGTATCATCTGCCAGGAAGTCATCAAGGATGAGGCTGGCAACATCGTCGAGCTTCGCTGCACTTACGACGATGCCACCCGTCACGGCGTAAAACCGGTGGGACGGCCCAAGGTCAAAGGCACCATCCATTGGGTCAGCGCGGCCCACGCTCTGGATGTGGAAGTCCGACTTTACGACAAGCTCTTCACCCAGGAGCAGCCGGAAGAGGCCGCTGGAGAAGACGGCGACTTTACTCAACTCATCAGCCCTCAGTCCTTGGAAGTAGTGACCGCCAAGCTAGAGCCTTCCGTGGCCGAAGCTAAACCTGGTGCCCACTATCAGTTTGAACGTGTGGGATACTTCTACACCGATCCTAAAGACAGCCTACCCGGCAAACCCGTGTTTAACCGCACGGTGGCGCTGAAGGATGGCTTTGTGAAAGCGAAGTAG
- a CDS encoding nuclear transport factor 2 family protein: MNPNTPASLVPPFSRETATLKVRAAEDGWNSRDPERVSRVYTPDSQWRNRAEFVRGRDQIVEFLTRKWRKELNYRLIKELWAFDGARIAVRFAYEWHDDSGNWFRSYGNENWEFDEAGLMHHRYACINDLPIQASERLFTWDASGPRPTDFPSLSELGL, from the coding sequence ATGAATCCAAACACTCCAGCCTCACTCGTTCCGCCTTTCTCACGCGAGACAGCAACCCTCAAAGTTCGTGCCGCCGAAGACGGCTGGAACTCACGTGATCCAGAGCGCGTTTCACGAGTTTATACTCCAGACAGCCAATGGCGAAATCGTGCCGAGTTTGTGCGTGGCCGAGATCAGATCGTTGAATTCCTCACGCGCAAATGGCGCAAGGAATTAAACTACCGATTGATCAAGGAGCTCTGGGCCTTTGATGGAGCCCGTATCGCTGTTCGTTTCGCCTATGAATGGCATGATGACTCAGGAAATTGGTTCCGCTCCTATGGCAATGAAAACTGGGAGTTCGATGAAGCCGGCCTCATGCATCATCGCTACGCCTGCATCAATGACCTGCCCATCCAGGCCAGTGAACGCCTTTTTACCTGGGATGCATCTGGACCACGCCCAACCGACTTTCCAAGTCTCTCAGAGCTGGGCCTATAA